One region of Clostridiales bacterium genomic DNA includes:
- a CDS encoding restriction endonuclease subunit S, whose product MSKYQSYTAYASLWNKSFPSHWSVLPMYALAKEKSICGCVDLPLLSVYLDVGVIPFSAKAEKRTNVTSKDLSKYQRVDCGDFVLNNQQAWRGSVGISFDTGIVSPAYIVLSMNDMLNSRYANYLLRSQIMVDQYLINSKSVGSIQRNIYWPALKRTSVPVPPREEQDQIVRFLDWKVSNINKLINIKKKEIKAIDALKRSTVSHAITRGLTADAPTKYSGVKWLGDIPAHWNVTKLRQILHPVSEKNHPEFPLLSVVREQGVILRDVEDKEANHNFIPDDLSGYKVVRKGQFAMNKMKAWQGSYGVSDYTGIVSPAYFIFDIAFENLEYFHYAIRSKVYVNFFAQASDGIRVGQWDLQMDKMKEIPFIVPPTDEQIAIVKHIKQALPQYDAATEKLTEEVAVLEEYKNKIIADTVTGKIDVRGIEIPEYEFVDEDADADNEDDGEEGTEEQED is encoded by the coding sequence ATGAGCAAATATCAATCATATACAGCCTATGCATCTTTGTGGAACAAATCATTTCCAAGTCATTGGAGTGTATTGCCGATGTATGCGCTTGCGAAAGAAAAGTCCATATGTGGTTGTGTGGATTTGCCTCTTCTTTCTGTTTATTTAGATGTTGGGGTGATTCCATTTTCGGCAAAGGCAGAAAAAAGGACAAATGTAACAAGTAAGGATTTGTCTAAGTACCAGCGTGTTGATTGCGGCGATTTTGTCCTGAATAATCAGCAGGCTTGGCGGGGCTCCGTTGGTATATCATTTGATACAGGAATTGTTAGTCCTGCATACATTGTTCTGAGCATGAATGATATGCTCAACAGCAGATATGCAAACTACCTTCTGCGTTCCCAAATCATGGTAGACCAGTATCTAATTAACTCGAAAAGTGTCGGTTCGATTCAACGAAATATATATTGGCCCGCATTAAAAAGGACATCTGTTCCCGTTCCGCCCCGTGAGGAGCAGGATCAGATTGTGCGCTTTCTGGACTGGAAGGTTTCAAACATCAATAAGCTGATCAATATCAAGAAAAAGGAAATCAAAGCGATTGATGCGCTGAAGCGTTCAACGGTAAGCCATGCGATCACTCGCGGGCTGACAGCAGATGCGCCCACGAAGTATAGTGGCGTCAAGTGGCTGGGAGATATTCCGGCCCATTGGAATGTCACAAAACTTCGGCAGATTTTACATCCGGTAAGCGAGAAAAATCACCCGGAATTTCCTCTACTATCAGTTGTCCGTGAACAGGGTGTCATTCTCCGTGATGTCGAGGATAAGGAAGCTAACCACAATTTTATTCCTGATGATTTAAGCGGCTATAAAGTTGTGCGAAAAGGGCAGTTTGCGATGAATAAGATGAAGGCTTGGCAAGGATCCTATGGCGTTTCGGATTATACCGGAATCGTCAGCCCTGCTTACTTCATCTTCGACATTGCTTTTGAGAATTTGGAGTATTTTCACTATGCCATCCGCAGCAAGGTTTATGTGAATTTTTTCGCCCAGGCGTCCGATGGCATTCGTGTTGGGCAGTGGGATTTACAAATGGATAAAATGAAGGAGATCCCATTCATTGTCCCGCCTACGGATGAGCAGATTGCCATTGTCAAACATATAAAGCAGGCACTGCCCCAATACGATGCCGCAACCGAAAAGTTGACGGAAGAAGTTGCTGTGCTTGAAGAATATAAGAACAAGATTATTGCTGATACCGTCACTGGCAAGATTGATGTCCGTGGCATCGAAATCCCCGAATACGAATTTGTGGATGAAGATGCCGATGCGGATAATGAGGACGATGGTGAAGAAGGTACTGAAGAACAGGAGGATTAA
- a CDS encoding NBR1-Ig-like domain-containing protein, protein MVFSEFCEVGQLNWFSCSSQAQYLKGLFRAAGITREYSDDYLKAVYSGTTKSLNSNMKKHFPKPVDESKIADYYEKHIKDEFVAALCDAFAIPANLEKNKKLLSIAMARQVAVFIGSKDDTVDCIVASAYENAVVSEAVARYEIPKRLYDGDDLWVEQYDRCHAVGCYQKFTHQWSIQNRGRCLWSGRKLVCTNQNEIKPQFAPLTIDIPETKPQEFIKITTGADSRGIEGSYNCVWEMQDSNGNNCFPDSRLVFDFTISVTFKA, encoded by the coding sequence ATGGTATTTTCGGAGTTTTGCGAGGTCGGGCAACTGAACTGGTTTTCCTGCTCGTCACAGGCGCAATATTTGAAAGGACTGTTTAGGGCGGCTGGAATTACCCGTGAATATTCCGATGATTATTTGAAGGCGGTCTATAGTGGCACAACTAAGAGTCTCAACAGCAATATGAAGAAACATTTTCCGAAGCCGGTTGATGAATCTAAAATAGCGGACTATTACGAAAAGCATATAAAAGATGAGTTTGTGGCCGCATTGTGCGATGCCTTTGCTATTCCTGCGAATTTGGAGAAAAACAAAAAGCTATTAAGTATTGCGATGGCTCGACAGGTTGCGGTTTTTATAGGCAGCAAAGATGACACCGTTGACTGTATTGTTGCAAGTGCATATGAGAATGCAGTTGTATCCGAGGCTGTAGCTCGCTACGAGATTCCAAAGCGCCTTTATGACGGTGATGATCTGTGGGTAGAACAATACGACAGGTGTCACGCAGTCGGATGCTATCAGAAATTCACTCATCAATGGAGCATACAGAATCGAGGCCGATGCCTGTGGAGCGGAAGAAAATTGGTTTGCACCAATCAAAATGAGATCAAGCCTCAATTCGCACCGCTCACAATAGACATTCCGGAAACAAAACCTCAAGAGTTTATAAAAATAACCACGGGAGCGGACTCCCGTGGCATTGAAGGCTCTTATAACTGCGTGTGGGAAATGCAGGATTCTAACGGAAATAATTGCTTTCCAGACAGCAGACTCGTATTCGACTTTACTATTAGTGTTACATTCAAAGCTTAA
- a CDS encoding helix-turn-helix domain-containing protein encodes MAENNVNIEKWSTLKEVQEYLGVGRETILAWIAKRNMPAYKVGRLWKFKLSEVDDWIRSGGAADDKAENAD; translated from the coding sequence GTGGCTGAAAATAATGTGAATATTGAAAAGTGGTCTACCCTTAAAGAAGTACAGGAATATCTCGGCGTTGGCAGAGAAACGATTCTTGCCTGGATCGCTAAAAGAAATATGCCTGCGTACAAGGTGGGCAGGCTGTGGAAGTTCAAACTGTCAGAGGTAGATGATTGGATTCGCTCCGGCGGCGCAGCCGACGATAAAGCAGAGAACGCCGACTAA
- a CDS encoding type I restriction-modification system subunit M, producing MDNQVHNQIVSFIWGIADDCLRDVYVRGKYRDVILPMTVIRRLDALLEDSKEAVLDMKKKLDAAGIDNQWPALCNVAGQAFCNASPFRLRDLTSRAKKQTLKTDFEAYLDGFSPNVQEILEKFKFRNQIDTMIEADILGAVIEKFISSDINLSPNPVYKDEKKTILKHPGLDNHGMGTIFEELIRKFNEENNEEAGEHWTPRDVVELMADLIFMPIADQIKDATYSCYDGACGTGGMLTVAQDRLMTLAARRGKNVSIHLFGQEINPETYAICKADMLLKGDGDQAEHISYGSTLSLDGNATRQFDFMLSNPPYGKSWKTDAEKMGGKKEILDSRFNAYLDGGEQLTMIPRTSDGQLLFLLNNVAKMKKETPLGSRIAEVHNGSSIFTGDAGSGESNARRYMIENDLVEAIIAVPENMFYNTGIGTFIWVLSNKKEERRKGKIQLIDATAMKSALRKNMGKKNCEFTEEIRKEIVRIFLAMEESEVSMILNNWDFGYWSVTVERPLRLRVYPDRPIPTNTFKKSDEYDSVIAAIEKAAKTAPLDDWTAFAKATKLKAAALKKVRPFITEKDPAAQPIEGEPDVDLRDTENIPFTYEGGIDAFMKNEVLTYASDAWADEKKTQIGYEIRFTKYFYKPVELRDMSDILSSLSTLEQETDGLLACIMEGVQ from the coding sequence ATGGACAATCAGGTGCATAATCAAATAGTTAGTTTTATATGGGGTATCGCAGACGATTGCCTGCGAGATGTGTATGTGCGCGGTAAATACCGTGATGTGATTCTGCCGATGACGGTCATCCGTCGTTTGGATGCTCTTTTGGAGGACAGTAAAGAGGCTGTCCTGGATATGAAGAAAAAGTTGGACGCGGCAGGTATCGATAACCAGTGGCCTGCGCTGTGCAATGTAGCAGGACAGGCTTTTTGCAATGCGTCTCCGTTCCGTCTGCGCGACCTTACCAGCCGTGCGAAGAAGCAGACATTGAAAACGGATTTTGAAGCATATCTTGACGGTTTCTCTCCGAATGTGCAGGAGATTCTGGAGAAGTTCAAGTTCCGCAATCAGATTGACACCATGATCGAGGCAGATATCCTCGGTGCAGTCATTGAAAAATTTATATCTTCGGATATTAACCTCAGTCCGAACCCGGTGTACAAAGACGAAAAAAAGACCATTCTCAAGCATCCCGGTCTGGACAACCACGGCATGGGTACGATTTTCGAGGAACTGATCCGTAAGTTCAACGAGGAGAACAACGAGGAAGCCGGCGAACACTGGACGCCCCGTGATGTTGTTGAGCTGATGGCAGACCTTATCTTTATGCCGATTGCGGATCAGATCAAGGACGCTACTTACTCCTGCTATGATGGGGCCTGCGGAACGGGTGGTATGCTCACCGTTGCACAGGATCGGCTTATGACACTGGCGGCACGGCGCGGCAAAAATGTTTCTATCCACCTTTTTGGGCAGGAGATCAACCCGGAAACCTATGCCATCTGCAAAGCGGATATGTTACTCAAAGGTGACGGCGACCAGGCAGAACATATCAGTTACGGCTCAACGCTGTCCTTGGACGGCAACGCCACCCGGCAGTTTGACTTCATGCTCTCAAATCCGCCTTATGGCAAGAGCTGGAAAACCGATGCAGAAAAGATGGGTGGCAAGAAGGAAATCCTCGACAGCCGTTTCAATGCTTATCTGGACGGCGGTGAGCAGCTTACAATGATCCCGCGCACGAGCGACGGTCAGCTTCTCTTCCTGCTGAACAATGTAGCAAAGATGAAGAAAGAAACGCCCCTCGGCAGCCGCATTGCAGAGGTACATAACGGTTCATCCATCTTCACGGGCGATGCGGGAAGCGGCGAGAGCAATGCCCGCCGTTATATGATCGAGAACGATCTGGTGGAAGCTATTATCGCCGTGCCGGAGAATATGTTTTACAACACGGGCATCGGCACATTCATTTGGGTGCTTTCCAATAAGAAAGAAGAACGCCGCAAGGGGAAAATTCAGCTCATCGACGCAACGGCGATGAAGTCGGCACTGCGCAAGAACATGGGCAAGAAAAACTGCGAATTTACCGAAGAAATCCGCAAGGAGATCGTCCGCATTTTCCTCGCAATGGAGGAGAGCGAAGTCAGCATGATACTGAACAACTGGGACTTCGGCTATTGGAGCGTGACGGTGGAGCGGCCGCTGCGCCTGCGCGTGTACCCCGACAGACCGATTCCGACAAACACATTCAAAAAGTCGGATGAATACGACAGTGTGATTGCGGCTATCGAAAAGGCCGCAAAAACTGCGCCGTTGGATGATTGGACCGCCTTTGCCAAGGCTACCAAGCTGAAAGCCGCCGCATTGAAAAAGGTACGCCCCTTTATCACGGAGAAAGACCCGGCCGCGCAGCCAATCGAGGGTGAACCGGATGTTGATCTGCGCGACACGGAGAATATTCCGTTCACCTATGAGGGCGGAATTGACGCATTTATGAAAAACGAGGTTCTGACCTATGCATCGGATGCCTGGGCGGACGAAAAGAAAACCCAGATCGGCTATGAAATCAGATTTACGAAGTATTTTTACAAGCCTGTGGAGCTACGAGACATGAGTGATATTTTGAGTAGTTTGTCTACCCTTGAGCAGGAAACCGACGGATTGCTGGCTTGCATCATGGAGGGCGTGCAATGA
- a CDS encoding DUF2800 domain-containing protein, protein MPPNRHAVLSASSSHRWLHCNPSARLELEFEDRETEAAAEGTAAHALAEHKLRKALKMRSTRPVSKYDSDEMEMYTDSYLEFVLEAIEEARQDCPDPKVLIEQRLDFSCYVPDGFGTGDCLIVADKLLHIIDLKYGQGVLVNAEENPQTMLYALGALRIFDCLYDIETVSMTIYQPRRENVSTWVISVAELRDWAEKTLKPKAELAFKGEGEYCPGSWCQFCKAAVKCRARADAKLQLAKYEFAQPPLLSDAEIGDILGKLDDLTKWANELMAYAQEAAVNHGKQWPGYKLVESRTNRKYTDEDAVVAAARAAGYTDIFKKSLIPITEMEKLMGKKTFAEVLGGLVVKPKGKPTLVPASDRRPAITTTGAKQDFTDYKGEL, encoded by the coding sequence ATGCCCCCTAATCGTCACGCAGTCCTCTCGGCCTCTTCCTCCCACCGCTGGCTCCACTGCAATCCATCCGCAAGGTTGGAATTGGAGTTTGAGGACAGAGAAACGGAAGCCGCAGCCGAAGGCACCGCCGCTCATGCGCTGGCGGAACACAAGCTCCGCAAGGCGCTGAAGATGCGCTCCACCCGCCCGGTCAGCAAGTACGACTCCGACGAGATGGAGATGTACACGGACAGTTACCTGGAGTTCGTTCTGGAAGCCATTGAGGAAGCCCGGCAGGACTGCCCGGACCCCAAGGTGCTCATTGAGCAGCGGCTCGACTTCTCCTGCTATGTGCCGGATGGCTTCGGCACCGGCGACTGCCTTATCGTGGCGGACAAACTCCTCCACATTATCGATCTGAAGTACGGCCAGGGCGTGTTGGTGAATGCCGAAGAGAATCCTCAGACGATGTTGTACGCCCTCGGTGCGCTCCGCATCTTCGATTGTCTTTACGACATTGAGACAGTTTCTATGACCATCTACCAGCCGCGCCGAGAGAATGTCAGCACCTGGGTCATTTCCGTTGCCGAGCTTCGGGATTGGGCGGAAAAGACACTGAAACCCAAGGCCGAGCTTGCCTTCAAAGGCGAAGGTGAATACTGCCCCGGAAGCTGGTGCCAATTCTGCAAGGCGGCGGTCAAGTGCCGAGCCAGAGCCGATGCCAAGCTCCAACTTGCCAAATACGAGTTTGCCCAGCCGCCTCTGCTTTCCGATGCGGAGATCGGCGACATTCTCGGTAAGCTGGATGACCTCACTAAATGGGCAAATGAACTCATGGCCTACGCCCAGGAAGCAGCGGTCAACCACGGAAAACAGTGGCCCGGCTACAAGCTGGTGGAGAGCCGCACCAATCGCAAGTACACCGACGAGGATGCCGTTGTCGCTGCTGCCCGTGCGGCCGGGTATACCGACATCTTCAAGAAGTCCCTCATTCCCATCACCGAGATGGAGAAGCTCATGGGCAAAAAGACCTTTGCCGAGGTGCTCGGCGGTCTGGTCGTCAAACCCAAAGGAAAGCCGACGCTCGTTCCCGCATCCGACCGGCGTCCGGCTATTACGACCACGGGTGCAAAACAAGACTTTACCGACTATAAAGGAGAACTGTAA
- a CDS encoding type I restriction endonuclease: MFTNTKESGLEVLIVNWLVEHNGYEEGSNTDYNKEYAIDETRLFRFLQDTQPEQLEKLGIRKSHQKYAQFLNRLQGEISKRGIVDVLRNGIKVYPADLIMFYLTPSEGNAKAKELFQKNIFSVTRQLRYSQDVAKLALDLCVFINGLPVITFELKNQITKQNVDDAVQQYKDDRDSREMLFQFKRCMVHFAVDDARVKFCTKLAGQDSWFLPFDKGYNDGAGNPPNPNGIMTDYLWKDILAKEKLTLIIENYAQVVVEVDEDTKKKKEKQIFPRYHQLDVVTKLLADVKTNGVGKKYLIQHSAGSGKSNSIAWLAHQLIGLEQDCRPMLDSVIVVTDRRILDKQIRDTIKQFMQVGNTVAWAEHSGDLTKAITDGKRIIVTTIEKFPYIVPQIGAEHKDNHFAIIIDEAHSGQSGRNSAQMNLALSGLASDDEMDNEDKINAMMEGRKLLNNASYFAFTATPKNKTLETFGVPYQDGDDIKHRPFHVYTMKQAIQEGFILDVLQYYTPIDSFYKLMKTVEDDPMFDKKRAQKKLRSFVESDSYTIAKKAAMMVDHFHEQVIAKGKIGGQARAMVVTSSIPRCIEYYYAINKCLADRHSPYKTIIAFSGENKYQGQEPPLTSAGLNGFPDAKIPKEFKKDPYRILIVADMFQTGFDEPLLHTMYVDKVLYDIKAVQTLSRLNRCCPKKYDTFVLDFANKPEMIQESFSRYYRTTILSGETDPNKLYDLVATMEEYQVFSNEDVERLVNLYLDGADRDKLDPTLDACTAVYKQFDTDDQIKFKSAAKAFVRTYGFLGAILPYGNADWERLSIFLNLLIPKLPSPREDDLSQGILETIDLESYRNEAREVMSIRLEDTDTEVAPVPAGKVGHIVEPEMDLLSVILSNFNDMFGNINWNDADNVRRQILEIPAMVSKDEKYQNAMRNSDEQSARLESERALQQVIFSIMADNMELFKQFQDNPSFKKWLSDLVFNLTYNKDGKPYEAPNSDIASKEN; the protein is encoded by the coding sequence ATGTTTACAAACACAAAGGAAAGCGGACTTGAAGTGCTGATCGTAAACTGGCTTGTTGAGCACAACGGATATGAAGAAGGCTCCAACACCGACTACAACAAAGAATACGCCATAGATGAGACTCGGCTTTTTCGGTTCCTGCAGGATACGCAACCGGAGCAATTAGAGAAGCTGGGTATCCGGAAAAGTCATCAAAAATACGCACAGTTTCTCAACCGCTTACAGGGCGAGATTTCTAAGCGCGGCATAGTTGACGTGCTGCGAAACGGCATCAAAGTATACCCTGCCGACCTGATCATGTTTTACCTGACCCCCTCTGAGGGCAACGCAAAAGCGAAGGAGCTGTTCCAAAAGAATATTTTCAGCGTTACACGACAACTCCGCTATTCACAGGATGTAGCCAAACTGGCATTGGATCTGTGCGTATTTATCAATGGTCTCCCGGTTATTACATTTGAGCTCAAGAATCAGATCACAAAGCAAAATGTTGATGATGCCGTTCAGCAGTACAAGGATGACCGTGATTCCAGAGAGATGCTGTTCCAGTTCAAACGCTGCATGGTGCATTTTGCCGTAGACGATGCCCGTGTCAAGTTCTGCACGAAACTTGCCGGACAAGACAGCTGGTTTCTGCCCTTTGACAAGGGATATAATGATGGTGCAGGAAATCCACCAAATCCCAATGGCATCATGACTGACTACCTTTGGAAAGATATTCTTGCAAAGGAAAAGCTGACGCTGATTATAGAAAACTACGCGCAGGTCGTTGTCGAGGTGGACGAGGACACCAAAAAGAAAAAGGAAAAGCAGATTTTCCCCCGCTACCATCAGCTCGATGTTGTAACGAAGCTACTTGCCGATGTGAAAACAAACGGTGTCGGAAAAAAGTATCTTATTCAGCACAGCGCAGGCAGTGGCAAATCCAACTCTATCGCTTGGCTTGCTCATCAACTGATTGGGCTTGAACAGGACTGTCGCCCGATGCTGGATTCCGTTATTGTAGTCACCGACCGCCGGATTCTCGACAAGCAGATTCGGGATACTATCAAGCAGTTCATGCAGGTCGGCAACACGGTCGCATGGGCGGAGCACTCCGGCGATCTCACGAAAGCCATTACAGATGGAAAGCGTATTATCGTGACCACGATTGAGAAGTTCCCGTACATCGTTCCACAGATTGGAGCAGAACACAAGGATAACCATTTCGCCATTATCATCGATGAGGCTCATTCCGGACAGAGCGGAAGAAACTCTGCGCAGATGAACCTTGCACTTTCAGGGCTTGCTTCTGATGACGAGATGGATAACGAGGATAAGATCAACGCCATGATGGAAGGGCGTAAACTGCTGAACAATGCCAGCTACTTTGCGTTTACCGCAACCCCGAAGAATAAAACGCTGGAAACCTTCGGCGTTCCGTATCAGGACGGCGACGATATCAAGCACAGACCTTTCCATGTTTATACGATGAAACAGGCAATCCAAGAAGGGTTCATTCTGGATGTGCTGCAATACTATACGCCTATCGACAGCTTCTATAAGCTGATGAAGACCGTCGAGGATGACCCGATGTTCGATAAGAAGCGGGCGCAGAAGAAGCTGCGCAGCTTTGTGGAAAGCGACAGCTATACCATTGCCAAGAAAGCGGCTATGATGGTAGATCATTTTCACGAACAAGTCATTGCCAAAGGAAAAATCGGCGGGCAGGCTCGCGCTATGGTCGTGACCTCCAGCATTCCTCGCTGTATCGAATATTATTACGCCATCAATAAATGCCTTGCGGATAGGCACAGTCCATATAAAACGATCATCGCCTTTTCCGGCGAGAACAAGTATCAAGGTCAGGAACCGCCGCTCACCTCTGCCGGATTGAACGGCTTCCCGGATGCTAAGATACCGAAAGAGTTCAAAAAAGACCCATATCGCATTCTCATAGTTGCGGATATGTTTCAGACGGGCTTTGATGAGCCGCTACTCCACACCATGTATGTGGACAAGGTGCTTTATGACATCAAGGCGGTACAGACGCTCTCCCGCTTGAACCGCTGCTGCCCGAAAAAGTACGATACCTTCGTATTGGACTTTGCAAACAAGCCGGAGATGATTCAGGAATCATTTTCGCGATATTACCGCACCACGATTCTGTCCGGCGAAACCGATCCGAACAAGCTATACGACCTGGTTGCAACAATGGAGGAATACCAGGTGTTCTCCAACGAAGATGTCGAGCGGCTTGTCAATTTGTACCTGGATGGAGCGGATCGCGACAAACTTGATCCCACATTAGATGCCTGTACTGCCGTTTACAAGCAGTTTGACACGGATGATCAGATTAAATTTAAGAGCGCAGCAAAGGCGTTCGTGCGTACATATGGCTTTCTCGGAGCGATTTTGCCGTATGGTAACGCAGACTGGGAACGGTTGTCCATCTTTCTTAATTTGCTGATACCAAAGCTGCCGTCTCCGCGAGAGGACGATCTTTCGCAGGGGATTCTTGAAACGATCGACCTCGAAAGTTACCGCAACGAGGCGCGTGAGGTCATGTCCATTCGCCTGGAAGATACCGATACGGAGGTGGCTCCCGTACCGGCGGGAAAGGTTGGGCATATCGTTGAACCTGAAATGGATTTGTTGTCTGTCATTCTCTCCAATTTCAATGATATGTTTGGTAACATCAATTGGAATGATGCGGATAACGTGCGGCGGCAGATCCTTGAGATACCGGCCATGGTCTCTAAGGACGAAAAATATCAGAATGCCATGAGAAACTCTGATGAGCAGAGTGCGCGCTTGGAAAGCGAACGTGCTCTGCAGCAGGTCATCTTTTCGATTATGGCGGACAATATGGAGCTGTTCAAGCAGTTTCAGGACAATCCATCATTTAAGAAATGGTTATCCGACCTTGTATTTAATCTGACCTACAACAAGGACGGAAAGCCTTATGAAGCGCCCAACTCTGATATAGCTTCAAAAGAGAACTAA
- a CDS encoding rRNA biogenesis protein rrp5: MSKVKLLLDVVEDLRSLADSVQAVADAMLQNEPTVDAEPKTPAPAPQKELTLEEVRAVLGEKSRAGFTTEIQALLKKYGAPKLSGIDPKHYEVLLKDVEVLKDAP, encoded by the coding sequence ATGAGTAAGGTCAAGCTCCTGCTCGATGTGGTCGAGGATCTTCGCTCACTGGCGGACAGCGTTCAGGCTGTGGCAGATGCCATGCTGCAGAATGAGCCGACTGTCGATGCAGAGCCGAAGACGCCTGCACCTGCTCCCCAAAAGGAGCTAACGCTGGAAGAAGTCCGAGCAGTCCTCGGTGAAAAGAGCCGAGCCGGATTCACGACCGAGATTCAGGCGCTCCTTAAAAAGTACGGTGCTCCGAAGCTCTCCGGCATCGACCCCAAGCACTACGAGGTACTGCTCAAGGATGTGGAGGTGCTGAAAGATGCCCCCTAA
- a CDS encoding protein kinase family protein: protein MAVAKQNGDVIPFVKQKDYIMVNNDLGGGSFGKTVLLQDPFIDELFVAKKYEPEYDGIKEQFYKNFLDEIKILYKLNHRNIVRIYNYYAYENIYTGYILMEYIDGENIGDFISDYFAPFAETTLDDVFLQLIDVFCYIEAHGIIHRDIREGNILVDKSGTVKVIDFGIGKIASKVDDGDADSLVTDINRAASDTLPQEYYDGIYTNLTDMFYLAELFRRLIDNSKSCDRTDFSYNDILNKMMEKKPENRFASFAAIREAIGKHDFLHMQISDEDREIYQEFTNLIYESLTSYMAEPRFNTDCAIFISRLEKALTTNLFETVIQKNADVIGSVVDCGYRYNNRVNIPNETVRNFLGWFRASTPQSQALVLNNFIAKISDIEVIEPDTELPF from the coding sequence ATGGCTGTTGCTAAACAAAACGGAGATGTTATTCCTTTTGTAAAGCAGAAGGATTACATTATGGTCAATAATGACCTCGGCGGTGGTTCATTCGGAAAGACGGTATTACTCCAAGACCCGTTTATAGACGAACTGTTTGTCGCAAAAAAATATGAACCAGAGTACGATGGAATTAAGGAGCAATTCTATAAGAATTTTCTTGATGAAATCAAGATTCTCTACAAACTCAACCATAGAAACATTGTCCGTATTTATAACTATTATGCTTATGAAAATATTTACACGGGCTATATCCTTATGGAGTACATTGACGGGGAAAACATAGGGGACTTTATCAGCGATTACTTTGCCCCGTTTGCAGAAACCACTTTGGATGATGTTTTTCTGCAGCTTATCGATGTGTTTTGCTACATAGAAGCGCACGGAATCATTCACCGGGATATTCGTGAAGGAAACATTCTCGTAGATAAGAGCGGAACGGTGAAAGTAATTGATTTTGGAATTGGAAAGATTGCTTCAAAAGTAGATGACGGCGACGCTGACAGCCTTGTTACAGATATTAATCGTGCTGCATCTGACACTTTGCCGCAGGAATATTATGATGGTATCTATACCAACCTTACTGATATGTTTTATCTGGCAGAACTGTTTCGGAGGTTAATCGATAATTCGAAAAGCTGCGATCGGACAGATTTCTCTTACAATGACATTCTGAATAAAATGATGGAGAAAAAGCCTGAAAATCGCTTTGCAAGTTTTGCTGCTATACGGGAGGCCATAGGAAAGCACGATTTCCTTCATATGCAAATATCTGATGAGGACAGGGAAATCTATCAGGAGTTTACCAATTTAATTTATGAGTCTTTGACATCTTATATGGCAGAACCACGATTCAATACCGATTGTGCAATTTTTATTTCCAGATTGGAAAAAGCACTTACAACTAATCTGTTTGAAACGGTGATTCAAAAAAATGCCGATGTAATTGGCAGTGTTGTTGACTGTGGTTACCGTTATAACAATAGAGTGAATATTCCAAATGAGACTGTCAGGAATTTTTTGGGCTGGTTCCGAGCATCGACACCACAATCTCAGGCTCTTGTACTAAACAACTTTATTGCTAAAATTTCAGATATTGAGGTTATAGAACCTGATACCGAATTGCCGTTCTGA
- a CDS encoding DUF2815 family protein, producing MANKMNSTKVVTGVVRLSYANVWEPVSINGSNPKYSVSLIIPKSDKQTLDAINAAVDAAIKEGVAKFGGKIPNKAALKLPLRDGDTERDDEAYKNSFFVNANSTTAPQIVDRSVQPILDRSEVYSGCYARVSVNFYAFNSNGNRGIACGLGNIQKVRDGEPLGGKSSAADDFATDLDDDFLS from the coding sequence ATGGCTAACAAGATGAATTCGACCAAAGTTGTGACCGGCGTTGTCCGCCTGTCCTACGCAAACGTGTGGGAGCCTGTCTCTATTAATGGCAGCAACCCCAAGTATTCCGTGTCACTCATTATTCCGAAATCCGATAAGCAGACCCTCGACGCCATCAACGCCGCCGTGGACGCTGCCATCAAGGAGGGCGTCGCCAAGTTCGGAGGGAAGATCCCCAACAAGGCGGCTCTGAAGCTCCCGCTCCGTGACGGCGATACCGAGCGTGACGATGAAGCCTACAAGAACAGCTTCTTCGTAAACGCCAACAGCACCACCGCTCCCCAGATCGTGGACCGCAGCGTCCAGCCGATCCTTGATCGCTCCGAGGTGTATTCCGGCTGCTACGCCAGAGTGTCCGTCAACTTCTACGCCTTCAATTCCAACGGTAACCGCGGCATCGCCTGTGGTCTTGGCAACATCCAGAAGGTTCGTGACGGTGAGCCTCTCGGCGGCAAGTCCTCTGCGGCTGACGATTTCGCCACCGACCTGGACGACGACTTCCTGTCCTGA